In Rutidosis leptorrhynchoides isolate AG116_Rl617_1_P2 chromosome 2, CSIRO_AGI_Rlap_v1, whole genome shotgun sequence, one genomic interval encodes:
- the LOC139887663 gene encoding uncharacterized protein — MIPTIVTQTVNAIHEQPTPVNAIATTLETPPNTSEGSGGTTIQLGDLHVWLDRFQKQKPQTFSSAPTPIDAENWIAHMEKIFEVLGCVDNHKVKLATYKLEGDAGRWWKAIKHAKGGDAFVNALSWNEFRQEFYQEYFSRADREAYVREYDNIRQLEDESTTDFMARFVRLAKAANAAKNIEMEELDYKASKAASYRKRNENDQYRDEKKSQEGNLHNHYTKRNKHGDPEITLCKTCGKHHPSDTCYKETGACYNCGKTGHVARDCKSQRDNTGGVTTNGRVFALRTDGSC, encoded by the exons ATGATACCTACTATAGTCACTCAAACTGTAAATGCCATTCACGAACAACCCACTCCAGTAAATGCCATTGCGACCACACTCGAAACCCCACCTAACACATCTGAAGGTTCTGGTGGAACAACAATACAACTTGGCGATCTTCATGTATGGTTGGATAGATTTCAGAAGCAGAAACCACAAACCTTTAGCTCAGCACCAACTCCGATTGATGCTGAGAATTGGATTGCTCACATGGAGAAAATTTTTGAGGTTTTGGGATGTGTTGACAACCACAAGGTAAAATTAGCTACTTATAAGTTAGAGGGTGATGCGGGAAGATGGTGGAAAGCAATCAAGCATGCCAAGGGAGGTGATGCATTTGTTAATGCACTTTCATGGAACGAGTTTCGTCAAGAATTCTATCAAGAATACTTTTCTAGAGCTGATCGAGAGGCGTACGTTCGAGAGTATGATAACATTCGTCAACTTGAGGACGAATCTACTACTGACTTTATGGCCAGATTTGTTAGACTTGCAA AGGCTGCAAATGCTGCTAAGAACATCGAAATGGAAGAATTAGACTACAAAGCATCAAAGGCGGCTAGCTACAGGAAGAGAAACGAAAATGACCAATATAGAGATGAAAAGAAAAGTCAAGAAGGAAATTTGCATAATCATTACACAAAACGTAATAAACACGGGGATCCTGAGATCACCCTATGCAAAACTTGTGGTAAACATCATCCTTCAGACACGTGTTACAAAGAAACTGgagcttgttataattgtggtaaaacgGGACATGTCGCTAGAGATTGCAAGAGCCAACGTGATAATACCGGAGGAGTGACTACCAACGGCAGGGTGTTCGCATTGAGGACTGATGGATCGTGTTAA